The DNA region GCTCAAGATGACTGTTACTGAGACGATCAAGAACACTGTTGGCCTCGGGGACAGCACCGGTATGGTTTCTAGCTTTTACCAATTCGAACGACGACATGGTGGTGTTCGATTATCGTCATTGGACTCGGTCTATTGACACTCTCATACAGCTGCCTCCCGGCAAGAAATGTCCGACGCCCGTCTTCCCCTCCAGTACCGTGACTCGTGTGCGAACCTCCTGATCCCATTGAACCGATGCCGACAGGCGGAATACTACCT from Aspergillus chevalieri M1 DNA, chromosome 2, nearly complete sequence includes:
- a CDS encoding NADH dehydrogenase [ubiquinone] 1 beta subcomplex subunit 7 (COG:C;~EggNog:ENOG410PQX2;~InterPro:IPR008698;~PFAM:PF05676;~go_component: GO:0005739 - mitochondrion [Evidence IEA];~go_function: GO:0003954 - NADH dehydrogenase activity [Evidence IEA];~go_function: GO:0008137 - NADH dehydrogenase (ubiquinone) activity [Evidence IEA]); amino-acid sequence: MTVTETIKNTVGLGDSTAASRQEMSDARLPLQYRDSCANLLIPLNRCRQAEYYLPWKCEDERHSYEKCQYEEFKKRVAKMDELRAAKDGARSN